From the genome of Candidatus Eisenbacteria bacterium:
CCCAGAACCGAGGCGTATCGGTGCTGCGAGTTTCGGGCTACGTCGATACGACGACCAGCCCCGACCTCGAGCGCAGGCTTCAGGCGCTTCTGCGCGACAAGCGCTTCCACATCGTGGTCGACCTTTCCGGCGTCGAGTACATCTCGAGCGCGGGGTGGGGGATCTTCATCAGCGAGATCCGAGAGATCCGCGAGCAGGGCGGCGATCTGAAGCTCGCGGGGATGATCCCCGACGTCCGCGAGGTATTCGACCTCCTCGAATTCGAGAACATCCTGAAATCCTACGCCGACGCCGATCTGGCCATCGCCTCGTTCGGCCAGATCACGCCCGCGCCCCAGGCGTCTTCGGCGAGCGCGGCCGATGCCTCCGGCTCCGCGCAGTCCGCGGCGAGCAAAGGCCCGCAGCGCTCCGAGACGGTCCTCTCCGACGAGGACCTGATCCGCGAGATCGCGCGGCAGCACCCCGAGTTCGGCCTCATGCGCATCCAGAAGGAGCTTCGCCGGCCGGAGCGCGGGGGGCGCGACTTGAATCCGGTCCAGATCTACGTCCTCCTCCGCAAGCTCGACCTCGACACGCGCGAGCGGCGCGTGGCCCTCGCAAAGGAAAATCAAACTTCGACGCGGCGCTAAATCAAATCCGCTTGACCGGCGGGGGAGCGCGCGCTTATCGTTCGGCGCACGATCCCCCGCGATGCTTTTCCGCCTTCCTCCGATCGCCCCGCCCCGAGTAGAGCTATTTTCGCGCAGGCAGAAACCGTGATTTCGGGGTACTTACGGCGATGAAGATCGAAATCGAAGCGGTACCACAGGCTGCTGCAATCCTGCTAATCGCGGCCGCGTTGGGCCTGGGCCTCTGGGCCTACCTGACCCGCTATCCGGCCCTCGCGCCGAAGCGCCGCTGGATTCTCCTCGCGGCGCGGCTCACCGCGCTGCTGGCGCTCCTCCTTGCCTCGCTCGCTCCGGTCCTTCGCTATCCCGAGGCGTCCCGCGCGCGAAACCGCCTCCTGGTGCTCCTCGACCACTCGGGGAGCATGGGTGTGCGCGATGCCTCCGGGGGACGGAGCCGGAAGAGCGCCGCCGACAGCGCGGCCGCGGCCATCGCGCGCGAGCTGAGCGGACGCTACGACGTCCGCGTTGCCGCCTTCGACGCCGCCCTCGGCACGTTCGGGAAGGACGTTCGACATGCCGCGGAATCGTTCCCGGGAGGCGGAGAGACCGCTCTCGGCGACGCGATCCGCGGCGCGGTAACGCGCCTCGATCCCGATTCCGTCGCGGCCATCCTCGTGCTGAGCGACGGCGAGGTGAACCGAGGCGAGGATCCCGAGCGCGCGCTCGACTCGACCCTGCCCGCGTTCGGCCTGGTGGTCGGGAGCCCGTCCGACCCGCCGACGGTCGGAATCGCGGGGGTCGAGGCGCCGCCCGAGATGATCGTCGCGCGCGCCACGCCCCTGACCGTGACCGTACGCCAGGGCGGGCGTCCCGCCTCGCGCGGCATCGTGCGCGTGAGCGAGGACGGACGAGAGCTGGGCCGCGCGCCGTTCAAGCTCGACGGCTCCGGCGCCTCCGCTCGCGTATCGATCCCGGTGACGCTGACCGCCCGCGGGAAGCGGTTCCTCGCGGTCGAGCTCCTCGACGTCCCCGACGACCCGATGCGCGAGAACAAGCGGCGTCTTGTCGCGGTGACCGCGAGGCCGGCCAAGCGGTCGGTCCCGTTGCTCGCCGCCTCGTGGGACTGGGACCTCCGCTCGCTCGCCCGAGGCGTCGAGGAGGACACCACCTGGGGCATCGTCCGATTGTCGCCGAGCGGAGCGTCCCAAGTTTCGCGGCTCGGAGGCCCCCCGGGTCCGTTCGATAGCTACCTCGAGGACGCCGAGGCCGTCGTCGCTCGATTCGACGCGTCGACCATCACGCTGGAGCGCGCCGCGGCGCTGATGCGTTATCTGGAGCGTGGCGGCGGCGTGCTTCTTTGGGTCGATCCGTATCCGCGTCCTCCCGTCGAGTCCCCGCTCACGCGGGCCGTCGGCCTGGCATGGCGCTTCTCGGGGCAGCCGGTCGGCCCCGTCGCGACCGCCGAGCTGGCGCCCGGGGGTCACACGCACGAAATCGCACTTCTCGGCGGAGATGCCGCGAGCGCGGCCGCGACGTGGAAGGATCTGCCCCCGGTCGAGCCGCTGGTGGCGTTCGACCCCACGGGGAGCCCGCTCCAGCCGGTCGTCCTGGGCCGCGTCAGCAGCGGCGCCGTTCCGCTCGTGCTCGCGGGCACCGTGGGAAAAGGGCGGGTCGTGGTCCTGAACGCCGCCGGCGTCTACCGATGGGGGCTCACCGCCTCGGGGATCGCGGGGCGCGCCGGGGTCGAGACGGCGTTTTTCGGCGGAATCTGCCGCTGGCTCGCGGGCGGATCGGAGGAC
Proteins encoded in this window:
- a CDS encoding STAS domain-containing protein translates to MKGIDVYVEEAAQNRGVSVLRVSGYVDTTTSPDLERRLQALLRDKRFHIVVDLSGVEYISSAGWGIFISEIREIREQGGDLKLAGMIPDVREVFDLLEFENILKSYADADLAIASFGQITPAPQASSASAADASGSAQSAASKGPQRSETVLSDEDLIREIARQHPEFGLMRIQKELRRPERGGRDLNPVQIYVLLRKLDLDTRERRVALAKENQTSTRR